In Armatimonadota bacterium, the following proteins share a genomic window:
- the accB gene encoding acetyl-CoA carboxylase biotin carboxyl carrier protein subunit: MAQTQAERIEHLLNLLQHSDASELEVETSTWRLRVRRQVIVAAPTVQEPATEPVSVPPEPASVWIRSPLVGFFEPRPKPLQVGDIVKQGEVVCLIRAMGLMNEVQSPVNGRVAEVLVEEGIAVEYGQPLYRLIEEESDETRS; encoded by the coding sequence ATGGCACAGACACAGGCGGAACGGATTGAACACCTGCTGAACCTGCTTCAGCACAGCGACGCAAGCGAGCTGGAGGTAGAGACCAGCACATGGCGATTGCGCGTGCGTCGACAGGTGATAGTTGCTGCCCCCACTGTTCAGGAACCGGCAACAGAGCCAGTATCCGTGCCCCCCGAACCCGCTTCGGTGTGGATACGGTCGCCGCTGGTGGGCTTCTTTGAACCGCGTCCCAAGCCGTTGCAGGTGGGTGATATCGTCAAGCAAGGTGAAGTGGTGTGCTTGATTCGGGCCATGGGGCTGATGAACGAGGTGCAAAGCCCTGTGAATGGGCGTGTCGCCGAAGTGCTTGTCGAGGAAGGCATTGCGGTGGAGTACGGGCAGCCACTGTACCGCCTGATAGAGGAGGAAAGCGATGAAACGCGCTCGTGA
- a CDS encoding farnesyl-diphosphate synthase — MKASVSFDLNQYLCERVRLIDDALDRYLPGEDVRPQNLHRAMRYSTLSGGKRLRPVLVIAGAEAVGGEAQIVMPTACAIELIHTFSLIHDDLPAIDNDTLRRGRPTCHVQFGEATAILAGDALFASAFELIARNAQIVPAERVVQVMALVAEASGTHGMVGGQMVDIESEGRVVDADTVEYIHRHKTAALIRAAVVSGAILAGAEKWQVDALSRYGDLVGLAFQIADDLLNVTGDPRKTGKAVGTDVARGKATYPALFGMEASRRRAHQMVQEAVEMLRPFGKSAEPLRAIAYLMVEREG, encoded by the coding sequence GTGAAAGCTTCGGTGTCATTCGATCTGAATCAGTACCTGTGCGAGCGCGTTCGCTTAATAGATGATGCGCTGGATCGCTATCTGCCAGGCGAAGACGTCCGTCCCCAAAACCTGCACCGTGCGATGCGCTACAGCACCCTGTCGGGCGGGAAGCGGTTGCGTCCGGTACTGGTGATTGCCGGCGCGGAAGCGGTCGGCGGCGAAGCGCAGATAGTGATGCCGACAGCTTGTGCGATAGAGCTGATTCACACCTTCTCTCTCATCCACGACGACCTGCCTGCCATTGACAACGACACCTTGCGGCGAGGGCGACCCACCTGCCATGTACAGTTCGGTGAGGCGACAGCCATACTGGCTGGAGATGCCCTCTTCGCCAGCGCGTTCGAGCTGATAGCGCGCAATGCGCAGATCGTCCCCGCCGAGCGCGTGGTACAGGTGATGGCTCTGGTAGCGGAGGCGTCCGGCACGCATGGTATGGTAGGGGGGCAGATGGTGGACATCGAATCGGAAGGCAGAGTAGTGGACGCCGATACGGTGGAATACATCCATCGCCATAAGACCGCCGCGCTCATCCGCGCTGCAGTGGTGTCCGGGGCGATTCTGGCAGGGGCAGAAAAGTGGCAGGTAGACGCTTTAAGCCGGTATGGTGATCTGGTAGGGCTTGCGTTCCAGATTGCTGATGACCTGTTGAACGTGACCGGCGACCCGCGCAAAACAGGCAAAGCGGTGGGCACAGACGTTGCACGAGGCAAAGCCACTTACCCTGCTCTGTTTGGTATGGAAGCCTCACGCCGGCGAGCGCACCAGATGGTGCAGGAGGCGGTCGAAATGCTACGCCCCTTTGGCAAGAGCGCAGAACCATTGCGGGCTATCGCCTATCTCATGGTGGAACGGGAGGGATAA
- a CDS encoding multifunctional 2',3'-cyclic-nucleotide 2'-phosphodiesterase/5'-nucleotidase/3'-nucleotidase: MNFAKRLLVIVLFLAFGALPLIASDAPPRYWKLTILHTNDTHGNLLPFNYPDPPDPRTQEAQLALRRNIGGIARRATLVRQLRNAFGTTWVADAGDFCDGTAFSVEFRGEADVAAMNALGYTIATHGNHEFNNTRAQWQKLIQMAKYPVVCANVVDANTKQPLLKPYEILQVEGARIAVFGLVTESARGYPATREGIEIQDAIDTARRLVPELRRQADVVMLLSHLGYEIDQRLAKEVPGIDIIVGGHSHTRLAKPDFVPAGELTSVFQKNGTVIAQAFQWGGELGRLEIILRRDPNTGKWTFMSYRGDLILVASDIPDDPAVKAVVDRYWKPMKTYYGVVIGEAEDDFTHRGDDDAEYNLVADAVREMLGTEADLENMGGVRAPILRGPITRYDLAKALPFGNTMVKFRASGTQLRELLRRTRPAVSGIRYRYQRGELVEVTVNGQPIQDDRQYLVSTNSYFAQRYLQPMGIAYEDTGRKRLDIVSEYILKHKRIRPAYDGRRIVDESVY; this comes from the coding sequence ATGAATTTTGCAAAACGATTGCTGGTCATTGTTCTGTTTCTGGCGTTTGGTGCTTTACCCCTTATCGCTTCCGATGCGCCACCACGCTACTGGAAGCTAACCATCTTGCACACCAACGATACGCACGGTAACCTGTTGCCCTTCAATTACCCCGATCCGCCTGACCCCCGTACGCAGGAGGCGCAGCTGGCTCTGCGTCGTAATATCGGAGGCATCGCCCGCCGCGCGACGCTGGTGCGCCAGCTACGAAACGCCTTCGGCACAACGTGGGTGGCGGATGCAGGTGATTTTTGCGATGGCACCGCCTTCTCGGTAGAGTTTCGTGGTGAGGCGGACGTAGCAGCGATGAACGCGCTGGGCTACACTATCGCCACGCACGGCAATCATGAGTTCAACAACACGCGCGCTCAGTGGCAGAAGCTGATTCAGATGGCAAAGTACCCCGTTGTGTGTGCGAACGTGGTGGACGCCAATACCAAACAACCGCTCTTGAAGCCTTACGAGATACTGCAGGTGGAAGGAGCTCGCATCGCGGTATTCGGGCTGGTGACCGAAAGCGCGCGCGGCTATCCCGCCACTCGCGAGGGGATAGAGATACAGGACGCCATTGATACCGCTCGCCGCCTCGTACCCGAGTTGCGCAGGCAAGCGGACGTGGTGATGCTGTTGTCTCACCTGGGTTATGAGATAGACCAGCGGCTGGCAAAGGAAGTGCCGGGAATCGATATCATCGTGGGCGGGCACTCGCACACAAGGTTGGCTAAGCCCGACTTTGTGCCTGCAGGAGAGCTCACCAGCGTATTCCAGAAGAACGGCACGGTCATTGCACAGGCTTTCCAGTGGGGTGGGGAACTGGGCAGGTTGGAAATTATTCTGCGCCGTGACCCCAACACGGGCAAGTGGACGTTCATGAGCTATCGCGGCGATTTGATTCTCGTCGCATCGGATATTCCCGATGATCCGGCGGTAAAAGCGGTCGTCGACCGCTACTGGAAGCCGATGAAAACATACTACGGCGTTGTCATTGGAGAGGCGGAGGACGACTTCACCCATCGCGGCGACGACGATGCGGAGTATAATCTGGTGGCAGATGCTGTGCGCGAGATGCTGGGCACGGAAGCCGATTTGGAAAACATGGGAGGCGTCCGTGCACCTATCCTGCGCGGACCAATTACCCGCTACGACCTTGCCAAAGCGCTGCCATTCGGCAACACGATGGTCAAGTTCCGCGCGTCAGGCACGCAGCTACGTGAACTACTACGACGAACCCGGCCGGCTGTATCTGGCATCCGCTACCGCTACCAGCGCGGAGAGCTGGTAGAAGTGACCGTCAATGGTCAACCCATACAGGATGACAGGCAGTACCTGGTGTCCACCAACAGCTACTTTGCCCAGCGCTACCTGCAGCCGATGGGTATCGCCTACGAGGACACGGGCAGGAAAAGGCTGGACATCGTGTCAGAATACATCTTGAAGCACAAGCGTATCCGCCCAGCCTACGACGGACGGCGCATCGTGGACGAGTCGGTCTATTAG
- a CDS encoding haloacid dehalogenase, with protein sequence MNHQLQSLSEAIRAVLDIKDSVREEALRQSRELIRLSATTVRSIHRHEFDSAQQGLQEAAQRAAELNALREKHPDIYYAGYVQDALKEYAEACLLYTLVQGQNLPSFSDLHLEVPAYLNALCEAASECRRHILDLLRHGDTLQAEKLLADMDDIYYMLVTFDYPDAITGGLRRSVDALRAVLERTRGDVTITAIQRELEEALRHNS encoded by the coding sequence TTGAACCACCAGCTACAATCTTTGTCGGAAGCAATACGCGCGGTGCTGGACATCAAGGACTCGGTACGCGAGGAGGCGTTGCGACAGTCGCGCGAACTAATACGCCTTTCCGCCACCACCGTACGCAGCATCCACCGCCACGAGTTTGACAGCGCCCAGCAGGGGCTGCAGGAAGCGGCGCAACGGGCTGCGGAGCTGAACGCCCTGCGCGAGAAGCATCCTGACATCTACTACGCAGGCTACGTGCAGGACGCCCTAAAGGAATATGCCGAAGCCTGCCTGCTCTATACACTGGTGCAGGGGCAGAATTTACCCTCGTTCAGCGACTTGCATTTGGAAGTACCTGCCTACCTGAATGCTCTGTGCGAAGCCGCCAGCGAGTGCAGGAGACATATCCTGGACCTTCTGCGCCACGGAGACACCCTGCAGGCAGAGAAACTGCTGGCGGACATGGACGACATCTACTATATGCTGGTTACCTTCGACTATCCTGATGCGATTACGGGCGGATTGCGTCGCAGTGTAGACGCCCTGCGCGCCGTGCTGGAGCGTACGCGCGGAGATGTGACCATCACGGCGATACAGAGGGAGCTGGAGGAGGCGTTAAGACATAACTCATAA
- the folD gene encoding bifunctional protein FolD yields MSATLLDGVAIATQIREELKPRVQRLREAGIVPKLSVLLIGDDPASHTYVRMKAKACRSVGIESETFALPHNTSQQEAEELIARLNADESVHGILVQHPVPKHLDEIRLLNHLSPDKDVDGISPASLGALVAGVAKFISCTPLGIVELLDRYQIPIEGQRAVVVGRSIILGKPLALLLLQRNATVTVCHTRTRDLPSVTREADILVAACGRAELITGDMIRPGAVVVDAGYNRVEGRSGDVGDVHFESASQVASYITPVPGGVGPMTIAMLLSNTVRAAEMRLKMQ; encoded by the coding sequence GTGAGTGCAACCCTGTTAGACGGTGTAGCAATCGCTACGCAAATCCGTGAAGAACTCAAGCCGCGTGTGCAACGGCTGCGTGAAGCGGGTATCGTGCCAAAGCTCAGCGTGTTACTTATTGGCGACGACCCGGCATCTCACACCTACGTGCGCATGAAAGCCAAAGCGTGCCGAAGCGTAGGTATCGAGTCGGAAACCTTTGCTCTACCCCACAATACCTCTCAGCAAGAGGCAGAGGAGTTGATTGCCCGGTTGAACGCCGATGAAAGCGTGCACGGCATACTGGTGCAACACCCTGTGCCCAAACATCTTGACGAAATCCGTTTGCTCAACCACCTGTCGCCCGATAAAGACGTGGACGGCATCTCACCCGCTTCGTTGGGTGCGTTGGTAGCCGGAGTGGCGAAGTTCATCTCGTGCACCCCACTGGGCATTGTGGAACTGCTGGACCGCTACCAGATTCCCATTGAAGGGCAACGCGCGGTGGTGGTGGGGCGCAGCATCATTCTGGGCAAACCGCTGGCTCTGCTGCTTCTACAGCGTAACGCCACCGTCACCGTGTGCCACACCCGCACGCGCGATCTGCCCTCGGTCACCCGCGAGGCGGACATTCTGGTTGCCGCGTGTGGCAGGGCGGAGTTGATCACCGGAGATATGATACGCCCGGGTGCAGTGGTGGTAGACGCAGGTTACAATCGCGTGGAGGGGCGCAGTGGCGACGTGGGCGATGTGCACTTCGAATCGGCATCACAGGTCGCCTCATACATTACGCCGGTGCCGGGCGGGGTGGGTCCCATGACCATCGCAATGCTGCTTTCCAACACGGTACGCGCGGCGGAGATGAGGTTGAAGATGCAGTGA
- the nusB gene encoding N utilization substance protein B gives MSSSTLRKQGAGTRRLARELALRLLYQVDIAQMPLDECFTFAVEHMPIEEAGQQFAYELASGTLQNLQQIDSIIARFAIGWPPERQPAPDRNVLRLAIYELLHHPETPPSVVISEAVELAKKYNSDESGKFVNGVLASVFKHLEEYR, from the coding sequence ATGAGCAGTTCCACGTTGCGCAAACAGGGTGCAGGCACACGCCGACTGGCAAGAGAGCTAGCGCTGCGCCTGCTGTATCAGGTGGACATTGCGCAGATGCCTCTGGACGAGTGCTTTACCTTCGCAGTAGAGCACATGCCTATCGAGGAAGCGGGGCAGCAGTTCGCTTACGAGCTGGCTTCTGGCACGCTGCAGAATCTGCAGCAGATAGACTCTATCATTGCTCGTTTCGCTATCGGCTGGCCTCCCGAACGGCAGCCCGCCCCCGACCGCAACGTGCTGCGTCTGGCAATATACGAGCTGCTTCACCATCCCGAAACGCCGCCCAGCGTGGTTATCAGCGAGGCGGTGGAGCTGGCGAAGAAGTATAATTCTGACGAGTCCGGCAAGTTTGTCAACGGTGTGCTGGCAAGCGTGTTCAAACATCTGGAGGAGTACCGGTGA
- a CDS encoding Xaa-Pro dipeptidase, with the protein MSLRFAHRVERLRDRMDEPFLEAFLITSRPNVRYLSGFTGSAGSLLIGRNFTVLFTDKRYTLRAQKEAPGFEVIVPNNPDDDILKTQMETRGLHKVGFEANHITVKTLEGWREKYGELGVEWIATSDVVEELRLVKDAEEIACIREACGIADAAFNHIQLFMQPETVEMDVAMELEFYMRRQGARRPAFESIVASGENSAMPHAETSERRFQPGDFVTLDFGAEVNGYCSDITRTVVIGRATQEQRRIYQTVLEAQLRAIEAIKPGVKGCDVDAVARQVIADAGYGDYFTHSLGHSIGLSVHDGMGFAQKSEIVLEPGMVFTVEPGIYIEGFGGVRIEDDVLVTEDGCEVLTHAPKELMEFPGG; encoded by the coding sequence ATGAGCTTGAGATTTGCTCACCGAGTAGAACGCCTGCGTGACCGAATGGATGAACCTTTTCTCGAAGCCTTTTTGATTACCTCTCGTCCGAATGTGCGTTACCTGAGCGGTTTCACCGGCAGCGCGGGGTCTTTGCTCATCGGTAGAAACTTTACTGTGTTGTTCACCGATAAGCGATACACCTTGCGTGCCCAGAAGGAAGCACCCGGTTTCGAAGTGATTGTGCCCAACAACCCCGATGACGATATCCTGAAAACCCAGATGGAAACGCGCGGCTTGCACAAGGTGGGTTTCGAGGCGAATCACATCACCGTGAAAACGCTGGAGGGCTGGCGTGAGAAGTACGGCGAACTGGGAGTAGAATGGATTGCTACCAGCGATGTGGTAGAGGAGCTGAGGCTGGTGAAAGACGCCGAGGAGATTGCTTGCATTCGCGAAGCATGCGGCATTGCCGACGCTGCCTTCAACCATATCCAGCTCTTCATGCAACCCGAAACAGTGGAGATGGATGTGGCGATGGAGCTGGAGTTTTACATGCGCCGGCAGGGAGCGCGTCGCCCCGCGTTTGAAAGCATCGTTGCCTCGGGAGAGAACTCCGCCATGCCCCACGCAGAAACCTCCGAGCGTCGCTTCCAGCCCGGTGACTTTGTGACGCTGGATTTCGGCGCGGAGGTCAACGGCTACTGCTCGGATATCACCCGCACCGTGGTCATCGGCAGGGCAACGCAGGAGCAACGGCGCATCTACCAGACGGTGCTGGAGGCGCAACTGCGTGCCATCGAAGCCATTAAGCCCGGAGTCAAAGGCTGTGATGTGGATGCAGTCGCACGACAGGTCATCGCCGATGCAGGCTACGGAGATTACTTCACCCACTCACTGGGGCATAGCATCGGCTTGAGCGTGCATGACGGCATGGGCTTCGCGCAGAAGTCGGAGATAGTGCTGGAGCCGGGCATGGTGTTTACTGTGGAGCCGGGCATCTATATCGAAGGCTTCGGCGGTGTGCGCATTGAGGACGACGTGCTGGTTACAGAAGATGGATGCGAAGTGCTGACGCACGCCCCGAAAGAGCTGATGGAGTTCCCAGGTGGATAG
- the accC gene encoding acetyl-CoA carboxylase biotin carboxylase subunit, whose product MFRKVLIANRGEIALRIIRACKELGIATVAVYSEADANSLHVQAADEAVCIGPGPGKDSYLNIPNVIMAAIITGAEAIHPGYGYLSERASFAEACEASGLVFIGPPPSAIEKMGDKAVAREIVRHAKVPVVPGTHGAIRNEQEALKQAQRIGYPVLVKAVAGGGGKGIRLAENAEDLSRVLQLAQSEALAAFGSPEVYVEKFIPDPRHVEVQVLADAYGNVIHLGERECSIQTARRQKMVEEAPATVVAPTLRQKMGEAAVRAAKAVGYVNAGTVEFLLDNKGNFYFIEMNTRIQVEHPVTEQVTGVDIVREQIRIAAKERLHLSQRDVQWRGHSIECRLTAEDPDNDFAPCVGKVKHLVLPGGPGVRVDTHLYPGYEIPPYYDSLLAKIIVWAEDRPAAIARMRRALEETQIEGVKTNLPFLKRIMEHPEYQKGNVSTQFLRRYLRNSAE is encoded by the coding sequence ATGTTTCGGAAGGTGCTGATTGCTAACCGAGGCGAGATCGCTCTGCGCATTATCCGCGCATGCAAGGAGCTGGGTATAGCTACCGTTGCTGTCTATTCGGAAGCCGATGCCAATAGCCTGCATGTGCAGGCAGCGGACGAGGCGGTGTGCATCGGTCCCGGTCCGGGCAAAGACAGCTACCTGAACATCCCCAACGTGATTATGGCAGCCATTATCACCGGCGCGGAAGCCATCCACCCCGGCTACGGTTACCTTTCCGAGCGTGCCAGCTTCGCCGAGGCGTGCGAAGCGAGCGGACTGGTGTTTATCGGTCCACCACCCTCTGCTATCGAGAAGATGGGCGATAAGGCGGTGGCGCGCGAGATTGTGCGCCATGCGAAAGTGCCGGTGGTGCCTGGCACGCACGGCGCTATCCGCAATGAGCAGGAGGCGTTAAAACAGGCACAGCGCATTGGCTATCCGGTGTTGGTAAAGGCAGTGGCTGGCGGCGGCGGTAAAGGCATCCGCCTGGCCGAAAATGCGGAGGATCTCTCGCGTGTGTTACAGCTGGCGCAAAGTGAGGCACTAGCAGCATTCGGTTCGCCTGAGGTGTACGTGGAAAAGTTCATCCCAGACCCGCGCCATGTGGAGGTGCAGGTGCTTGCCGACGCCTACGGTAACGTCATCCATCTGGGCGAACGTGAATGCTCCATCCAGACCGCCAGACGCCAGAAGATGGTGGAGGAAGCGCCTGCAACCGTGGTCGCTCCTACCTTGCGCCAGAAGATGGGCGAGGCAGCCGTTCGCGCAGCGAAGGCAGTTGGCTACGTGAACGCGGGTACGGTAGAATTCTTACTAGATAACAAAGGCAACTTCTACTTCATCGAGATGAACACGCGCATTCAGGTGGAACATCCCGTCACCGAGCAGGTCACTGGTGTGGACATTGTGCGTGAACAGATACGCATCGCGGCGAAGGAACGACTGCACCTTTCCCAACGCGATGTGCAGTGGCGGGGACACTCCATCGAGTGTCGCTTGACCGCTGAGGACCCAGATAACGACTTTGCTCCCTGCGTGGGCAAGGTCAAGCATCTGGTACTTCCGGGCGGTCCGGGGGTGCGCGTGGACACCCACCTGTACCCGGGCTACGAGATACCGCCCTACTACGACTCGCTGCTTGCGAAGATTATCGTGTGGGCAGAGGACAGACCAGCTGCTATCGCGCGCATGAGGCGCGCGCTGGAGGAAACGCAGATTGAAGGAGTGAAGACCAATTTGCCCTTCTTAAAACGCATCATGGAACACCCGGAGTATCAGAAGGGCAACGTCTCCACGCAGTTTTTGCGTCGCTACCTGCGAAACAGCGCGGAGTGA
- the aroQ gene encoding 3-dehydroquinate dehydratase, translated as MPRVAVIHGPNLNMLGIRETEVYGHLNLEQINQRILERAKSLGLEVRITQSNYEGEIIEAIHEALQWADALVINPGAYTHYSIAIRDAITAVRLPTVEVHLSNIYGREEFRRHSVTAPVAHGVIAGFGVMSYLLALDAVKFILEESRR; from the coding sequence ATGCCACGAGTTGCGGTCATTCACGGTCCCAACCTGAACATGCTGGGAATACGGGAGACAGAGGTGTACGGTCACCTCAACCTGGAGCAGATTAACCAGCGTATTCTGGAGCGGGCGAAGTCGCTGGGCCTGGAGGTGCGCATTACCCAGTCCAATTATGAAGGGGAAATCATCGAAGCCATTCATGAGGCATTGCAGTGGGCGGACGCGCTGGTTATTAACCCCGGTGCCTACACCCATTATAGTATCGCCATTCGGGACGCGATTACCGCGGTACGTCTGCCGACGGTGGAGGTGCACCTTTCTAACATCTATGGACGTGAAGAGTTCCGGCGGCACTCAGTGACTGCACCGGTAGCACACGGCGTCATCGCCGGCTTCGGCGTGATGAGTTATCTTCTGGCATTGGACGCAGTGAAGTTTATCCTGGAGGAGAGCCGCCGATGA
- the tdk gene encoding thymidine kinase yields MPKPVGTLIVITGSMFAGKSEELIRQVRRALYARKKVQVFKSALDNRWDSAAIATHNGVRFEAVPVSSSAELERLVEPDTEVIAIEEIQFFDEGVVNLCNRWANEGRTVIVAGLDQDFRGQPFGFMPILLALADEVIKLRAICARCGQLASKTQRLVDGRPASWDEPTILIGAAEKYEARCRRCHKVLNAPRNGHRRSRRTAQTQTVEQQERLF; encoded by the coding sequence GTGCCAAAGCCGGTAGGCACGCTAATTGTGATTACGGGAAGCATGTTCGCGGGCAAATCGGAGGAGCTGATACGCCAGGTGCGTCGTGCCCTGTACGCCCGCAAGAAAGTGCAGGTGTTCAAATCCGCTCTGGACAACCGGTGGGACAGCGCAGCTATCGCCACGCATAACGGCGTGCGTTTCGAGGCTGTACCCGTCTCCTCCAGCGCGGAACTAGAACGCCTGGTGGAACCCGATACCGAAGTGATTGCTATCGAGGAGATACAGTTTTTTGACGAGGGCGTTGTAAACCTGTGCAACCGCTGGGCGAACGAGGGCAGGACAGTGATTGTGGCAGGACTGGACCAGGACTTTCGTGGTCAGCCTTTCGGTTTCATGCCCATCCTGCTCGCTCTGGCAGATGAGGTGATTAAACTGCGGGCGATTTGCGCACGGTGCGGGCAGCTGGCGAGCAAAACACAGCGATTGGTGGATGGGCGCCCCGCCTCATGGGATGAACCCACCATCCTGATTGGTGCTGCAGAGAAGTACGAGGCTCGCTGCCGCCGCTGTCATAAGGTGCTGAATGCTCCCCGCAACGGACATCGCCGGTCCAGGCGCACTGCTCAAACGCAGACGGTGGAGCAGCAGGAGAGGTTGTTTTGA
- the argD gene encoding acetylornithine/acetyl-lysine aminotransferase: MSDILEQTYEKYLQYVNPGLAQLMKFADFGVEMRAEGMFVYDHQGCAYLDFLGGYGTFALGHRHPKVVEAVKIQLDRMPLSSKVFFSALVADFCEVLAKVLPGNLQYSFLCNSGTEAVEGALKIARKFTGKHKFIATVGGYHGKSMGSLSATGREQYRQPFYPLVPGFVHVPFGDVDAAAREMDEDTAGIILEPIQGEGGIFLPGDDYLPKLRELCTERNALLIIDEVQTGLGRTGKMFAVEHWGVQPDIITLAKALGGGVVPSGAFSSTPEIWEKAFGDNPLIHTSTFGGNPLACAAGIATLQVLQEENLPARAAERGEQLITGLSAVQQQYPDVVTQVRGKGLMVGVEFAIEDVAKLVIGGMTRRGVIAAYTLNNPRVIRFEPPLIVSKEQIDTAVSMFAESVAESVKGLRSLGLL, from the coding sequence ATGAGCGACATTCTGGAACAGACCTACGAGAAGTATCTGCAGTACGTGAACCCAGGGCTGGCGCAGCTGATGAAGTTTGCCGACTTCGGCGTGGAGATGCGCGCGGAGGGGATGTTTGTCTACGACCATCAAGGGTGCGCCTATCTGGACTTTCTGGGAGGGTACGGCACATTCGCGCTGGGGCATCGCCATCCGAAGGTGGTAGAGGCGGTCAAGATACAGTTAGACCGGATGCCTCTTTCCAGTAAGGTGTTCTTCAGCGCGCTGGTGGCGGATTTCTGCGAGGTACTGGCAAAGGTGCTGCCTGGCAACCTGCAGTACAGCTTCTTATGTAACAGCGGCACGGAGGCGGTGGAGGGTGCGCTCAAAATCGCCCGCAAGTTCACTGGCAAGCACAAATTCATTGCCACCGTCGGCGGCTATCATGGCAAGAGCATGGGGTCGCTGAGCGCAACGGGGCGCGAGCAGTACCGCCAGCCGTTCTACCCACTGGTGCCCGGCTTCGTGCACGTGCCCTTCGGCGACGTGGATGCGGCGGCACGCGAGATGGACGAGGATACTGCAGGCATCATTCTGGAACCCATTCAAGGAGAAGGAGGCATTTTTTTGCCTGGCGACGATTATCTGCCTAAGCTGCGCGAACTGTGTACCGAACGCAATGCGCTGTTGATTATCGACGAGGTGCAGACGGGTTTGGGACGCACGGGCAAGATGTTCGCGGTAGAACATTGGGGCGTACAGCCTGACATCATCACGCTGGCGAAAGCGCTGGGCGGTGGGGTAGTGCCTTCGGGGGCGTTCTCGTCCACGCCCGAAATCTGGGAGAAGGCGTTCGGTGATAACCCCTTAATACACACTAGCACCTTCGGCGGCAACCCGCTGGCGTGTGCAGCAGGCATCGCGACGCTACAGGTTTTGCAGGAGGAGAATCTGCCCGCTCGTGCGGCGGAGCGTGGCGAGCAGCTCATCACAGGGCTGAGCGCGGTGCAACAGCAATATCCTGATGTGGTCACTCAGGTGCGTGGCAAAGGGCTGATGGTGGGCGTGGAGTTCGCCATTGAGGATGTAGCGAAGCTGGTGATTGGCGGTATGACCCGTCGCGGGGTGATTGCGGCGTATACACTGAACAATCCGCGCGTGATTCGTTTTGAACCGCCGCTCATCGTCTCGAAGGAGCAGATAGACACTGCCGTATCGATGTTCGCCGAATCGGTAGCAGAGTCGGTGAAGGGGCTGAGATCTCTAGGGCTGTTATGA